From Balearica regulorum gibbericeps isolate bBalReg1 chromosome 28, bBalReg1.pri, whole genome shotgun sequence:
AGCTGAACCCCCCGAAACCCACAGCCTCGCTCCTCCAGGGGCTTAAAACCTCAGAGGGGGCAAATTTGGGGCCAGAATGGGGCTTTTgggtactggggggggggggcaccccctCTTCTTATTGGGGGGAAGGAGCCACCGGGCATCCCCGCGCGGTTTGGGCCCCGGCGCAGCGGCATCTTTTGTTGCCACGCCAGCGAGGCCGGCGCTGGCTTTGTTCAGCGCCGGGGtggcaggcgggggggggacacgcacacacacgACGGGACTGTCCCCGACGAGGAGGGGACTGACGCCCCTCCGTGACGCCGTTTCGGGGTTCGGATCCGTCACCCAGGTCAGACCTTCgcttttttggggggctgcccccccccccccccccagcacccggTGCAGAGGCGGTGATGCCGCAGGtggctttttgggggggggggggggggatgggtGGTGGCAGCTGGGGTTGTCATCGCCCCAAAACCTCTCCCCCGGGTCTGGCTGGAGTTTTTCGGCTCCGGAGGTTGGCGCGGGTGTGTTCTCACGCAGGAAAAGGAACGGGCTATCTTGAGCGAAGTCGTGTCGGTGCCGGCAGAAATACACCCGCCGTAGGCGTCGCACCGCAGCgccggaaaaaaaaaaaaggaaaaaaaaaaaagaacccccaaaaatacccccccccccccaaatttctatttaaagcGGAGGAACTTTCTGCTCCCCACCAGCGCCGGGGAGGTCGGATGTGGGGGGGACCCTGCGCCGCGGTTTGGCTCGACACCCCGTTTTGTGCCGGTGGCGTTGGCCGGTTGCAGGGGGAGCGTGGCCGGGCTTGGGGGCGATGTCTGGATTGGGGTACACCActggggtttggggggcagccccccagccccgctgtgtgttttgggggggcACGGGGATGGAGGCGGTGGTGCGGCTGCCGGTTCCTCCCCCCCGAGGTATTTACAGCCATGCGGTGCTCATGTCCTGCGGTCTCTGCCGTGCCCCCCCCGGCCATGGGGTGCAGCCCgacacccccaaacccactgTCAGACCCAGGTGTCCGGGCTGGGTGGGGGTCtccatcccccccacccccccggtcACCCCTTGCCGTGCCAGGCCACGTCCTCAGTGTCCCACGGGCAGCAGGGAccctctgtgcccccccccgcccggcacAGGGGGGTCTTTTGTCCCCCACCGGGCTGGATTTGGGGTTGCCACTGGGGGGTCCCGGCCGAAATGCCCCCCACTCCTGTCCCCGGCAGGCAGCCAGACCCCCGAGGGGCTCCAAGCCCCCCactcccccgtgtcccccccttCTATAGACGGGCAAGGGGCTGCgtgggacacccccccccccaaaacacttCCAGGGGGGCTGCTGAAGCCTCGTGGGGTTTTATGGCACCGGCTGCgcccgtgtgtcccccccggcGTGGCCtttgcggggtggggggggacccAGGTGTGCTccagggtggggggcacccaggcaGGGTGGGGGTCTGGGTGGGGGGGACGCAGGCGTGCTGTGGGGTGAGGGtctgggtggggtgggggtgcgAGTGGGGGGACCCAGGCGGGGTGGGGGTGCGGGTGGAGGGGTCCCCACGCAGGGTGGGGGTCCGGATGGGGGGGACCCAGGCATGCTGCGGGGCatggggggggtccctgtgggGTGGACCCAGGCAGGGTGGGGGTCCCCAGACAAGGCGGGGGTCCGGGTGGGGGGGTCCcaaggcagggtggggggacCCAAGGCAGGGTGGGGGTCCAGGTGGGGGTCCGCAGACAAGGCGGGGGTCCGGGTGGGGGGGTCCCAAGGCAGGGTGGGGGTCCAGGTGGGGGTCCCCAGACAAGGTGGGGGTCCGGGTGGGGGGGTCCcaaggcagggtgggggggaccCAAGGCAGGGTGGGGGTCCGGGGCGGGTGGGAGCCGGTGTCGGGGAACAAATCCAggcgggctgggggcgggggggcaggaAGAGGAATCGCCTCCCGCCTTTGTCTGCCGGCGGTTCGGCTTCctgcggccggggccggggctggagcaaccgcggggccgggctggcGGCACCCTGCCGGGCCCTCCGGGGGGAGCAACCCGGGGCAGAGCGAGGGcgagggagaaggaaaggaaggaggaggaaaaggggggaaaaagaaaaaaaaagggggagggataggtaaaaacaaaaaaaaggaaaagagcaggggaaaaaaaggccgggaaaaaaaaaaaaaaggaaagtaaatagaaagggaaaaaacggaaagaaaaaaaaaaaagaaaaaggaaaggaaaaggaaaggaaaaggaaggggggggggaggaaaaaagaaaggaaagcaaaaaaagggcaaaaaagtaaaaaaagaaaaaaaaggaaagcagcaacaacaacaaaaaaagcaaaggaaaaaataaataaataaagccccGGGAACAATCGCGGCCCAGAGCCGGGCAGATGTTGTGGCCGGAGGCTCGGCGGGCACCGCTCCCTCCCAGCCGGGCTGGGGGCCGAGCCGGGGGGGCCGggatgtgctgctgctcctgcgcCCCGTTCCCGGCGGACGGGGAGGTGGAGAGACCCCTCTGCGGAGAGCTGGTGAGCCCTGACCCCCCCGGCTCCCATCAACCCCTCGTGtgcgtgtcccccccaccccggcacgGAGCGGGAGCCGTGGCCGTGTCCCTCCCGCGCTGGGTGGGGGGATGCTCGGCTTAGCCCCACTCCTGTCCCGTGGGCTCCCGTGATCTCCCGTGATCTCCCGTGAtcttcctcaccttcctccCCACCTGCCCGGCTCCTCCCCGGGGGGACCCTCGGTCTCTCACCCACCCTCCCGGGGGGAGTCGTCGGGAAAACCGGGACACCCCACCGCCCCGCTTCGGCATCGCGCTGAGCTgcgggcaggggatgggggacGCGAAGCGCCGTCGTTTTAGGGGGGCTGGCGCGGAGAGGGTCTGCTTGGCGGGTGCCCTGGTGCCAGGCACGGCCGGGTGCCGCGGCTGGGGGGGGACAAAGGCAGCTCTGTGCCGGTCGGGGCGCGGGGGGGGTCCGAGGCGGGAGCGGCCACCCTTGAGATGCTCGGGATAACGCTGGCTCGCTCCCCTCTTCCGGGAGAGGAAAACCACGGCGAGCTGCCGGTGGCACCGGGGTCCCCAACCGGACCCCAAAACCGTCCCCATGGGGGGCAGCTGGCCTCTGGACCCccattttgggggaaaaagagtgaaaatacCCAGCGTGGATAAAAAAAGGTGGTGGGAAGGCGCAGGGCTGCCGGTTGCGATGCTCCGGCGATGCCCCCAGCCCCCGTGGGCGCCGGGGAGCATCGTCACCTCCCCCCCGCTGCGGCCCCCGCATCTCGTCCCCATTGGGGCTGGCGGCTgcggtgccgggggggggggcggggggggaacatgtgctggggcgggggggattTCTCCCGCAGCCACCCGGTTGTCATGGTTATGGGATGATGGGAAGCACGGGCGAGCGGAGCGATCGGGGTGGCTTCTCCCCAGCCGCTCGGCTCCCCGTCCTCCCCCCGCCGGGGTGGCAGGACCCCCTGAGCATCGCGGAGGACCGGGTGGTCCCACCTCAGCCCCGACTCCCCGCAACCATGAGCCGCATCCCGAAACAAGCCGGGGCCGTGCCGGGTGGTGCCGCGGGGCGCCCGCCGTGCCGCAGCCCCGTCAGGCGCCCGTCGCATCTCTCCGGGCAGagcaaagagaaggagaagatgaaggaGGGCAAGGAGAAGGACGCCCGCTACACCAACGGCCACCTCTTCACCACCATCACCGTCTCCGGCATGACCATGTGCTTCGCCTGCAATAAGAGCATCACGGCCAAGGAAGCTCTTATCTGCCCCAGTGAGTAGCCGAAACGACCGCGGAGGCTTTGCCGGGTGGGCACGGCAATCCCCGTTGCAAGCGGCCGGTTGCTCCCGGTTTGGCTCCGCGGATTCGTGCCGCGGAGCAGGGGAGATGCTCGCGGAGGTGATTTCTCCTGGCACGTCCCGGCAAGGCAGCCGGCACCGCCAGCTCCTTCCAGCTCCCCCCGGTGCGGGCAATGCCGCGGTGCCAGATGGAGCCGGTGAGCCCGTGGCACCGGGCTGGCGCGGGGCATCGTGGCCtccggtggggggggggggtggcaccCGTTGGCACCGCGGTGGCGGCGGCTCAGCTGCTCCCCGGCAGCTGCGGCTCCGGCAGCGCCTGGTGTCATCCGCGGCTGCCCGGattcacacccccccccccacccctccgcATCTGCTCCCGTCACTCCGGCACCGGCGGCTCCCCCGGGATGGGGGTGGCGGGAGGGTCCCCCCGGTGTCTCTGGGGGTGGCCGTGCCATCACCTCTCCctgtgcgtgtgtgtctgtccccccccagcctgcaACGTCACCATCCACAACCGCTGCAAGGACACGCTGCCCAACTGCACCAAGGTGAAGCAGAAGGTGAGCGCTCGGCCGGCTGCCACAAGTGACACGAGCTGGCCGGTCTCAGCcgctccgggggggggggtttgggggggggggagggcgaGGGGACACGCAGGGACGATGACACCCGCCATGACGCCTCCGCTCCCTCCCCCAGCAACAGAAAGCCGCGCTGCTGAAGAACAGCTCGGCGCTGCAGTCGGTCTCGCTGCGCAATAAAAGTGAGTGGGGTGCGAGGGAGTGGGGTGCGAcagctcttcccccccccccagcccacgcTGCCTGTCACCGAGGTGTCGGGTCCCTCTCCCAGCTGCGGtggggtgtccccccctccGTGGGGATGCGGGGGGGATGGTGTCCCCCCAGGGGCAGCCTGCGGGTTGGtggagggggggtggtggtggcagtGACCCCCCCCTCGGTGTCCCCCCTCCAGCCGCCATCCGGGAGCGCCCCAACTCGGCCATCTACCCCTCGGAGAGCTTCCGCCAGACGCTGCTGGGTCCCCGCCGCGGCCgaccctccctctccctctccaagAGCGTCTCCACCACCAACATCGCCGGGTAagtgggggggctgggggggcgaCGGGACACGGGGGGGTGTCCCCAGAGCGTCACCATCGTGTCGTCCCCCCCCAGGACGTTCAACGATGAGTCTCCCCTGGGGATACGGCGGATCCTGTCGCAGTCCACGGACTCCCTCAACATGCGCAACCGCACGCTCTCCGTGGAGTCGCTCATCGACGAAGGTGGGGACCcaccggggccgggggggggggggacgacgacgACGATGACACGGGGCGCAGGGtcagcccccccaccccaccgactccccccccgccctcctgCGCAGGCCCCGACGTCATCCTCAACCAGCTGATGAGCGACTTCGAGGCGGACGGGAAGGACTTTGAGGCGGATTCCTGGAGCCTGGCCGTGGACAACAGCtacctgcagcagcacaagatGGACGTCATGAAGCGCCAGGACGTCATCTACGGTGAGCGGCCGCGTGGGGACAGCCCGgaccggcgggggggggacgtGGGGTGCCGGGGTGAgatggggatgtggggacagggtgggggacagagggatggggacgtggggacagGGGATGGAGAGatgggggacacagggacaggTCAGAGCAGCGATGGGGATGCAGAGATGGGGGACGTGGGGACGCAGGGATGGGGACAAAGAGGTGGGGGACACCTGGAGGCGGTGGGGACGGCGGGGGTGCCGTCCCCACGGTGCGGAGCAGGCTGGGACCCGCCGCGGTGGCTGTCCCCTCTCACCCATCCCGCCCCGCCGCAGAGCTGATCCAGACGGAGATCCACCACGTCCGCACGCTGAAGATCATGGCCAACATGTTCCGCAAGGCCATGCTGGAGGACCTGCAGGTGGACCCCACCACGGTGCAGAAGATCTTCCCCTGCGTGGACGAGCTGAGCCAGATCCACGAGCGGTTCCTGACGCAGCTCCTGGAGCGTCGCAGGGAGTCCCTGGCCCACGACAGCAACAAGAACTTCGTCATCAACCGGCTGGGGGACATCCTCGTCAACCAGGTGGGGACGGCGTGGGACCACCAGAGCCAgcgggtgctggggtggggggggcatgACGAGCCTGCTGATGTCCCCtcgtttcccccccccccaagttttCGGGTGGCAGCGCggagcagctgaagaaagcCTACTCCGAGTTCTGCAGCAAGCACACCAAAGCCGTCAAGGAGTACAAGGACCTGCTCGCCCGCGACAAGCGCTTCCAGCAGTTCATCCGGGTGAGCGCCCGTCCCCGCAGGGCTCCGGAGGGACCCCCGGGGTGGGTGTCGGGGTCTCCCTGTGGGCTCCGGGCTTCGTGCCCCACTGCGATACCCTTCTGCCagctccgtgcctcagtttccccaacTGCGCGTCTCTCCCTAATGCCTCTTAACGTGGTTACGAGCCCCGAGGGGAGGCTGGCTGCTGCTAACGGGgtgccctctgctccctcccctccctccggCTGGCCAGAGGATGACCCGGTCCCCGCTGCTCCGACGTCACGGCGTGCCCGAGTGCATCTTGCTGGTGACGCAGAGGATCACCAAGTACCCGGTGCTCATCGAGCGCATCCTGAAGAACTCCAAAGGTaacggggctgggggcgggcgGGCAAGGCGGGGGGGTGcccgtgctggggggggggacgtCCAGCCCTGACcgcgtgtgtccccccccaccccagacaACGAGGGTGACTCCGCGGACCTGTCGCGAGCgctgaagctggtgaaggagcTGATCTCCTCCATCAACGAGGAGGTGCACACGTGCGAGATGAACGCGCGGCTGTGGGACGTCTACAGGCGCGTGGACGGCCGCGCCAAAGTGCAGCTGCCGTGGGAGAACCGCACCGGCATTTTCGGCAAGGACGAGCTCCTGCGGCGGAAGCTGGTGCACAGCGGCTGCATGCTCTGGAAGACGGCGACTGGGCGCTTCAAAGGTGGGgaccggggtgctgggggggggacacggggtgctggggatggagatgctgggggatggggatgctgggggagcagggtgCTATGGGGTGGGGGTACCAGGGCGCGGGGAtgctgggggagcagggtgctggggatggggggtaCCGGGGGATTGGAGGTAcctggggatggggctgccagGGACCGCAGTGCCAAGGGATGGAAGATGCCAGAGGATGAGGGTACCTGCGtttggggatgctgggggagTGGGGTGCCGGGGGATGGGGGTGCCAGGGGATGAGGGTGCCTGGGGATGAGGATGACGGGGTGCCAGGAGATGGGGGTGCTGGGGAATGGGGGTGCCAGGGGATGAGGGTGCCTGGGGATGAGGATGACGGGGTGCCAGGGAATGGGAGTGCCAGGGGGATGTGGTACCAGGGGATGAGGATGCTGCGGAGCAGGGTGCCAGGGCGCAGGGGTACCAGGAGGCCCCCACCCTCCATGGACGAATTTAGGAGCAGCCCTGGGACTGGGGGGGCCCTGGTGCCCTGCGGGGTGGGACACGCCACGGCctcacccccccacacccagcATCTCCCGTCCCTGCGCTCCCTCCCAGACgtcctggtgctgctgctgacgGACGTCCTCATCTTCCTGCAAGAGAAGGACCAGAAATACACCTTCCCCATGCTGGtgagccgccgccgccgcccggaCCCCGCATCCCCGTCCCCCACCGCTGCCGGGACGGTGCTGCCGGCACCGGGACGCCATTCCAACCCCGTCACCTGTCCCGCAGGACAAGCCGGCCGTCATCTCCCTGCAAAACCTCATCGTGCGGGATATCGCCAACCAGGAGAAGGGGATGTTCCTGATCAGCGCGGCGCCGCCGGAGATGTACGAGGTCCACGCCGCCTCCCGCGACGACCGCAACAACTGGATGAAGGTCATCCAGCAGACGGTCAGCCTGTGAGTGTCAGCCCTGcggtgggggggtccccacgGCCGCGGGGTGGGTgacagggagggggaaggtgggCGCAGCTCCGAGTTGGGTCCTCTGAGCCTCGGCGGGATGCGGCCGGCGGGAAGGGCAGACGCGGTGCGATGGGGTCGGGGGGTCCTggtgtcaccccccccccccgtcccttCCAGCTGTCCCAGCCGCCAGGACTTTCCCCTGATCGAGACGGAGATTGAAGCGTCCTTACGCAAGCTGAAAGGTGGGTGCTGCTGCGGGGGGCCCTggcccccccatccctgctcatcccccccatccctgctcccccccatccctgctcatcccccccatccctgctcccccccttccctgctcatccccccccatccctgctcatcccccccatccctgctcatcccccccatccctgctcatccccccccatccctgctcccccccatccctgctcatcccccccatccctgctcatcccccccatccctgctcccccccttccctgctcatccccccccatccctgctcatcccccccatccctgctcatcccccccatccctgctcccccccatccctgctccccccgcccctgctCACCCTCTCCCACCCCGCAGACCGCATCCTGCAGTACGACCGGAAGATCGCGGcgctgctggaggagaaggtggggcTCTTTGCCGACATGCGGGCCCTGGCCGGCGGCTGCGAGGAGCCCTCGCCCACCCTGGCCCCCCGCACCTTCTTCCACTCCGACTCGGCCGATGGTTCCCGAGGGGAGAAGCTGATGCACGACGCCATCCGGGAAGGTACGGACGCTCCGGatggggaaaccgaggcacggGGCCGAGGTCCTTCCCCCACGGCGCGGGGCTCACCTCGCGCTTCCCCGCAGTGGAGTGCCTGAAGGAGATGTTCACCGGCGCCGGACGCGACCGTGACCAGAATAACCTCGCCGAGGCCgagagctgccccagccctggtgcCAGCAGTAAGAtgggggacggggggggcgCGTGCCAGCCGGGGAAAGGGGGGGTCCGCGCCTGGCTCGGGGTCCCCCGGGGCCGCGGTGGAACTCACCCCCCCGCCTCTGCCTGCAGACGGTGACGCCGGCAACTTCAACGGCTCCCTGGAGTTTGGCAGGGCGGATTCGGACGCCGGGCAGCGGGTGAGCACGGTGCGGGGGGACGGACATCGGGgggggcacccccagcctgtgCCGGGGCCACCGCGGTGTCACTGTTCTCTCTCCGTAGGATGGGAACGGCAACCAGGTCCCGCAGAAGGTGCTCCAGGAGGTAaggggggacgggacgggggaGAGACCCGGCTCCCTCCCCGCTGCACCagcgtgcctcagtttccccaccccGGTTCCCCCACGGGGGCTCACCGTCCcgtcctctcctccccaggagATCAACCAGCGGCTGGTGAACCTCTACAGCCTCCTGCACGGGCTCCAGGTCGGTGGGACAGTGCTGCCGGGAGGagggggccaggctgggggccgggctgggggccaggctggcatcccccccccccccccgcccgtgCCCgcacccccctgcccacccccctgCCCGCATCCCCGCAGGC
This genomic window contains:
- the ARHGEF2 gene encoding rho guanine nucleotide exchange factor 2 isoform X6, with product MYGRPAPRSKEKEKMKEGKEKDARYTNGHLFTTITVSGMTMCFACNKSITAKEALICPTCNVTIHNRCKDTLPNCTKVKQKQQKAALLKNSSALQSVSLRNKTAIRERPNSAIYPSESFRQTLLGPRRGRPSLSLSKSVSTTNIAGTFNDESPLGIRRILSQSTDSLNMRNRTLSVESLIDEGPDVILNQLMSDFEADGKDFEADSWSLAVDNSYLQQHKMDVMKRQDVIYELIQTEIHHVRTLKIMANMFRKAMLEDLQVDPTTVQKIFPCVDELSQIHERFLTQLLERRRESLAHDSNKNFVINRLGDILVNQFSGGSAEQLKKAYSEFCSKHTKAVKEYKDLLARDKRFQQFIRRMTRSPLLRRHGVPECILLVTQRITKYPVLIERILKNSKDNEGDSADLSRALKLVKELISSINEEVHTCEMNARLWDVYRRVDGRAKVQLPWENRTGIFGKDELLRRKLVHSGCMLWKTATGRFKDVLVLLLTDVLIFLQEKDQKYTFPMLDKPAVISLQNLIVRDIANQEKGMFLISAAPPEMYEVHAASRDDRNNWMKVIQQTVSLCPSRQDFPLIETEIEASLRKLKDRILQYDRKIAALLEEKVGLFADMRALAGGCEEPSPTLAPRTFFHSDSADGSRGEKLMHDAIREVECLKEMFTGAGRDRDQNNLAEAESCPSPGASNGDAGNFNGSLEFGRADSDAGQRDGNGNQVPQKVLQEEINQRLVNLYSLLHGLQAVMSQQDTLLQLQLQEGTEKPSRRGSQPAPAEPTARAGEKPGTTELALLQRQHGLLQEELGRCRQLCQERAQEATALETRLRDSEQERVRLERELEEARRQLGALRQEGGARGRRGTDPRRRSLPAGDALYLSFTPPQQLSHGPHPASLSYHHPAFAPCPREELDYRGGDPDRLREGEDALDALLEDEGLGSRHSPPASPRDFLRMQDIPEEVENSQELKEGDGGSSDS
- the ARHGEF2 gene encoding rho guanine nucleotide exchange factor 2 isoform X4, encoding MDGPDIFLGPCEGALGGVPGQRRRCMSALEPVTASSPGTEAGWEEEEEEDENEDRFRGVPLRRACALRTSIRSRDPFRRHSWEPGKELRGVPGYDQLSVSLKGLSPDDIDSSAEQLDRLGRQRRDPRRAPLIHSNDDLESLLSQDEEDEADVQRAQEDARRLPAYRARQSAGGCALPKSASLSVIDSFPDADEISPFASQRSLVNGFSAGSCGQLAGEAGSQSWEETPLGRTLSFIKKMTGKTKSKEKEKMKEGKEKDARYTNGHLFTTITVSGMTMCFACNKSITAKEALICPTCNVTIHNRCKDTLPNCTKVKQKQQKAALLKNSSALQSVSLRNKTAIRERPNSAIYPSESFRQTLLGPRRGRPSLSLSKSVSTTNIAGTFNDESPLGIRRILSQSTDSLNMRNRTLSVESLIDEGPDVILNQLMSDFEADGKDFEADSWSLAVDNSYLQQHKMDVMKRQDVIYELIQTEIHHVRTLKIMANMFRKAMLEDLQVDPTTVQKIFPCVDELSQIHERFLTQLLERRRESLAHDSNKNFVINRLGDILVNQFSGGSAEQLKKAYSEFCSKHTKAVKEYKDLLARDKRFQQFIRRMTRSPLLRRHGVPECILLVTQRITKYPVLIERILKNSKDNEGDSADLSRALKLVKELISSINEEVHTCEMNARLWDVYRRVDGRAKVQLPWENRTGIFGKDELLRRKLVHSGCMLWKTATGRFKDVLVLLLTDVLIFLQEKDQKYTFPMLDKPAVISLQNLIVRDIANQEKGMFLISAAPPEMYEVHAASRDDRNNWMKVIQQTVSLCPSRQDFPLIETEIEASLRKLKDRILQYDRKIAALLEEKVGLFADMRALAGGCEEPSPTLAPRTFFHSDSADGSRGEKLMHDAIREVECLKEMFTGAGRDRDQNNLAEAESCPSPGASNGDAGNFNGSLEFGRADSDAGQRDGNGNQVPQKVLQEEINQRLVNLYSLLHGLQAVMSQQDTLLQLQLQEGTEKPSRRGSQPAPAEPTARAGEKPGTTELALLQRQHGLLQEELGRCRQLCQERAQEATALETRLRDSEQERVRLERELEEARRQLGALRQEGGARGRRGTDPRRRSLPAGDALYLSFTPPQQLSHGPHPASLSYHHPAFAPCPREELDYRGGDPDRLREGEDALDALLEDEGLGSRHSPPASPRDFLRMQDIPEEVENSQELKEGDGGSSDS
- the ARHGEF2 gene encoding rho guanine nucleotide exchange factor 2 isoform X2, whose product is MSRIEPLTRASSDRTKSKEKEKMKEGKEKDARYTNGHLFTTITVSGMTMCFACNKSITAKEALICPTCNVTIHNRCKDTLPNCTKVKQKQQKAALLKNSSALQSVSLRNKTAIRERPNSAIYPSESFRQTLLGPRRGRPSLSLSKSVSTTNIAGTFNDESPLGIRRILSQSTDSLNMRNRTLSVESLIDEGPDVILNQLMSDFEADGKDFEADSWSLAVDNSYLQQHKMDVMKRQDVIYELIQTEIHHVRTLKIMANMFRKAMLEDLQVDPTTVQKIFPCVDELSQIHERFLTQLLERRRESLAHDSNKNFVINRLGDILVNQFSGGSAEQLKKAYSEFCSKHTKAVKEYKDLLARDKRFQQFIRRMTRSPLLRRHGVPECILLVTQRITKYPVLIERILKNSKDNEGDSADLSRALKLVKELISSINEEVHTCEMNARLWDVYRRVDGRAKVQLPWENRTGIFGKDELLRRKLVHSGCMLWKTATGRFKDVLVLLLTDVLIFLQEKDQKYTFPMLDKPAVISLQNLIVRDIANQEKGMFLISAAPPEMYEVHAASRDDRNNWMKVIQQTVSLCPSRQDFPLIETEIEASLRKLKDRILQYDRKIAALLEEKVGLFADMRALAGGCEEPSPTLAPRTFFHSDSADGSRGEKLMHDAIREVECLKEMFTGAGRDRDQNNLAEAESCPSPGASNGDAGNFNGSLEFGRADSDAGQRDGNGNQVPQKVLQEEINQRLVNLYSLLHGLQAVMSQQDTLLQLQLQEGTEKPSRRGSQPAPAEPTARAGEKPGTTELALLQRQHGLLQEELGRCRQLCQERAQEATALETRLRDSEQERVRLERELEEARRQLGALRQEGGARGRRGTDPRRRSLPAGDALYLSFTPPQQLSHGPHPASLSYHHPAFAPCPREELDYRGGDPDRLREGEDALDALLEDEGLGSRHSPPASPRDFLRMQDIPEEVENSQELKEGDGGSSDS
- the ARHGEF2 gene encoding rho guanine nucleotide exchange factor 2 isoform X9 encodes the protein MKEGKEKDARYTNGHLFTTITVSGMTMCFACNKSITAKEALICPTCNVTIHNRCKDTLPNCTKVKQKQQKAALLKNSSALQSVSLRNKTAIRERPNSAIYPSESFRQTLLGPRRGRPSLSLSKSVSTTNIAGTFNDESPLGIRRILSQSTDSLNMRNRTLSVESLIDEGPDVILNQLMSDFEADGKDFEADSWSLAVDNSYLQQHKMDVMKRQDVIYELIQTEIHHVRTLKIMANMFRKAMLEDLQVDPTTVQKIFPCVDELSQIHERFLTQLLERRRESLAHDSNKNFVINRLGDILVNQFSGGSAEQLKKAYSEFCSKHTKAVKEYKDLLARDKRFQQFIRRMTRSPLLRRHGVPECILLVTQRITKYPVLIERILKNSKDNEGDSADLSRALKLVKELISSINEEVHTCEMNARLWDVYRRVDGRAKVQLPWENRTGIFGKDELLRRKLVHSGCMLWKTATGRFKDVLVLLLTDVLIFLQEKDQKYTFPMLDKPAVISLQNLIVRDIANQEKGMFLISAAPPEMYEVHAASRDDRNNWMKVIQQTVSLCPSRQDFPLIETEIEASLRKLKDRILQYDRKIAALLEEKVGLFADMRALAGGCEEPSPTLAPRTFFHSDSADGSRGEKLMHDAIREVECLKEMFTGAGRDRDQNNLAEAESCPSPGASNGDAGNFNGSLEFGRADSDAGQRDGNGNQVPQKVLQEEINQRLVNLYSLLHGLQAVMSQQDTLLQLQLQEGTEKPSRRGSQPAPAEPTARAGEKPGTTELALLQRQHGLLQEELGRCRQLCQERAQEATALETRLRDSEQERVRLERELEEARRQLGALRQEGGARGRRGTDPRRRSLPAGDALYLSFTPPQQLSHGPHPASLSYHHPAFAPCPREELDYRGGDPDRLREGEDALDALLEDEGLGSRHSPPASPRDFLRMQDIPEEVENSQELKEGDGGSSDS